One genomic region from Jilunia laotingensis encodes:
- a CDS encoding OstA-like protein, whose product MRKKRSLFKSILTGMLCLFGAFLLGAQNQPTSQQSQKKKTKVDLLHADEGKADKLARPDVQVLVGSVKLRHDSMYMYCDSALIYEKTNSVEAFNNVRMEQGDTLFIYGDYLYYDGIAQLAQLRENVKMINRNTTLLTDSLNYDRIYDLGYYFEGGTLMDEENVLTSDWGEYSPATKQSVFNHDVKLVNPKFILTSDTLKYNTQSKIATILGPSDIVSDNNHIYSERGVYNTLTEQAELLDRSIITNGGKRMTGDSLFYDRKAGYGEAFDDVVMKDTVNRNMLTGDYCFYNELTDSAFATKRAVAIDYSQGDSLFMHADTLMMTSYNLNTDSLFREMRAFHKVRMYRTDVQGVCDSLVYNSKDSCITMYRDPILWNEGQQLLGEEIKIYLNDSTIDWAHIIDQALTVEMKDSLHYNQVSGKEIKAYFDQGEMRKVDVIANVLVVFYPEEQDSTMIGMNTSVTSLLTMHLKDRKMQRMVMSPKSNGTLYPMDQIPPDKMKLPTFVWFESIRPKNKEDIFEWRGKKAGETLRKSTRKQLNSPKRELINMK is encoded by the coding sequence ATGAGAAAGAAACGATCTTTGTTTAAAAGCATCCTCACGGGGATGCTATGTTTGTTTGGGGCATTCCTGCTCGGAGCGCAGAATCAACCTACCTCACAACAGTCGCAGAAGAAAAAAACGAAAGTAGACCTCTTGCATGCCGATGAGGGTAAAGCCGACAAATTGGCTCGTCCGGACGTACAGGTACTGGTCGGTTCGGTGAAGCTGCGTCATGATAGCATGTATATGTATTGTGACAGCGCTTTGATTTACGAAAAGACTAATTCCGTGGAAGCCTTTAATAATGTACGCATGGAACAGGGTGATACGCTTTTCATTTATGGTGATTACCTATATTACGATGGCATAGCGCAGTTGGCTCAACTTCGTGAGAATGTGAAGATGATCAATCGGAATACAACTCTTCTTACGGACAGCCTCAATTACGATCGTATCTATGATTTGGGTTATTATTTCGAAGGCGGTACTCTGATGGATGAAGAGAATGTGCTTACTTCTGATTGGGGAGAATATAGTCCAGCCACCAAACAATCGGTATTCAATCATGACGTTAAATTGGTTAATCCTAAGTTTATTCTGACTTCGGATACATTAAAGTATAATACTCAATCGAAAATTGCTACCATTTTGGGACCATCGGATATCGTCAGTGATAATAATCATATATATTCAGAACGGGGTGTTTACAATACTTTGACAGAGCAAGCCGAACTATTAGATCGATCTATTATAACCAATGGCGGCAAGAGAATGACTGGTGACAGTCTTTTTTATGACCGTAAAGCAGGTTATGGTGAGGCTTTTGATGATGTTGTGATGAAAGATACTGTCAACCGTAATATGTTAACCGGTGATTACTGTTTTTACAACGAACTGACGGATAGTGCATTCGCTACTAAAAGGGCGGTGGCAATTGACTATTCACAGGGGGATAGCCTGTTCATGCATGCCGATACGCTGATGATGACCAGTTATAACTTGAATACCGATTCACTTTTCCGGGAGATGAGAGCTTTTCACAAGGTTCGTATGTATCGTACGGATGTGCAGGGCGTTTGTGACTCATTGGTTTATAATTCTAAAGACTCTTGCATCACGATGTATCGCGATCCTATTCTCTGGAATGAGGGGCAGCAGCTACTGGGTGAAGAGATCAAGATCTATCTGAATGACAGTACCATTGACTGGGCACATATTATTGATCAGGCTTTGACTGTCGAAATGAAAGATTCATTGCATTACAACCAAGTTTCCGGAAAAGAGATCAAAGCCTATTTTGATCAAGGTGAAATGCGGAAAGTAGATGTGATAGCTAATGTATTAGTGGTGTTTTATCCGGAAGAACAGGATAGTACCATGATCGGTATGAATACTTCCGTAACCAGCCTTCTCACCATGCATCTGAAGGATCGAAAAATGCAGCGGATGGTAATGAGTCCCAAGTCCAACGGAACTTTGTACCCTATGGATCAGATTCCGCCCGACAAGATGAAGTTGCCGACTTTTGTCTGGTTCGAATCGATTCGTCCGAAGAATAAAGAAGATATATTTGAATGGAGAGGTAAGAAAGCCGGTGAAACACTGCGGAAATCTACCCGAAAACAATTAAATTCGCCCAAGCGTGAATTAATAAATATGAAATAG
- the mutL gene encoding DNA mismatch repair endonuclease MutL, giving the protein MSDIIHLLPDSVANQIAAGEVIQRPASVIKELVENAIDAEASSIHVLVTDAGKTNIQVIDDGKGMSETDARLSFERHATSKIREAADLFALRTMGFRGEALASIAAVAQVELKTRPEKEELGTKLVISGSKVESQEAISCPKGSNFSVKNLFFNIPARRKFLKANSTELSNILTEFERIALVHPDVAFSLYSNDSELFNLPVVPLRQRILAIFGKKLNQQLLSVEVNTTMIKLSGYVAKPETARKKGAHQYFFVNGRYMRHPYFHKAVMDAYEQLIPSGEQVSYFLYFEVDPANIDVNIHPTKTEIKFENEQAIWQIISAAIKETLGKFNAVPSIDFDTEDMPDIPVFEQNLPPAPPKVHYNSDFNPFKGSSSIGGGGDYSRKKVEWEGFYGGLEKASKMNMPMDEPEPDSGTLFTASSAFEPEVQPEVSSTLYTAEPVVEKGNMHMQFKGRFILTSVKSGLMLIDQHRAHIRVLFDRYMAQIRQKQGMSQGVLFPEILQLPASEAAMLQSIMEDLSAVGFDLSNLGGGSYAINGIPSGIEGLDPVELVRNMLHTAMEKGNDVKEEVQNILALTLARAAAIVYGQVLTNEEMISLVDSLFACAAPNYTPDGKIVLTTIKEEEIEKLFK; this is encoded by the coding sequence ATGAGCGATATCATTCATTTATTACCAGACTCGGTTGCCAATCAGATTGCAGCCGGAGAGGTGATACAACGTCCGGCATCCGTTATTAAAGAGTTAGTGGAGAATGCGATCGATGCGGAAGCCAGCAGCATACACGTGCTGGTGACAGATGCCGGAAAAACAAATATACAAGTAATCGATGATGGGAAAGGTATGTCGGAGACGGATGCACGCCTTTCCTTCGAACGCCATGCAACCTCAAAAATCCGAGAGGCTGCCGATTTGTTTGCTTTGCGGACGATGGGATTTCGTGGGGAGGCACTTGCTTCTATTGCTGCGGTTGCGCAGGTAGAACTTAAAACCCGACCGGAGAAAGAAGAGTTAGGTACTAAACTTGTGATTTCCGGATCGAAAGTGGAAAGTCAGGAAGCCATATCCTGTCCGAAGGGAAGCAATTTCTCAGTGAAGAATCTGTTCTTCAATATTCCCGCACGGCGTAAGTTCTTGAAAGCGAACTCTACGGAGCTAAGTAATATTCTTACAGAGTTTGAACGTATTGCTCTGGTTCACCCTGATGTTGCATTTTCGCTTTACAGCAATGATTCCGAATTGTTCAATCTTCCGGTTGTCCCTTTGCGCCAGCGTATCCTCGCCATTTTTGGTAAGAAGCTCAATCAGCAACTGCTGAGTGTCGAGGTGAATACCACCATGATAAAACTGTCCGGATACGTTGCCAAACCCGAGACGGCACGTAAGAAAGGCGCGCATCAGTATTTCTTCGTGAATGGACGTTACATGCGGCATCCCTATTTTCATAAAGCAGTGATGGATGCTTATGAACAGTTAATTCCTTCAGGAGAGCAAGTCTCTTATTTCTTGTATTTTGAGGTCGATCCTGCAAATATTGATGTGAATATCCATCCTACCAAGACAGAGATTAAGTTTGAGAACGAGCAGGCCATTTGGCAGATAATTTCTGCTGCGATAAAAGAAACTTTGGGCAAGTTTAATGCCGTTCCTTCTATTGATTTTGATACGGAAGATATGCCCGACATTCCGGTATTTGAGCAGAATCTTCCGCCAGCGCCACCGAAAGTACATTATAATTCGGATTTCAATCCCTTTAAGGGTTCTTCTTCAATCGGAGGTGGGGGAGATTATTCCCGTAAAAAAGTGGAGTGGGAAGGGTTTTATGGCGGTTTGGAAAAAGCCAGTAAGATGAACATGCCGATGGACGAGCCGGAACCGGACTCTGGAACTCTTTTCACGGCATCTTCCGCTTTTGAGCCTGAAGTGCAGCCAGAGGTTTCGTCTACCCTCTATACCGCTGAGCCGGTGGTGGAAAAGGGAAACATGCATATGCAATTCAAGGGACGTTTTATTCTCACATCGGTAAAGTCGGGATTGATGTTGATCGACCAGCACCGCGCCCATATCCGTGTCTTATTTGACAGGTATATGGCTCAGATCCGGCAAAAGCAGGGAATGTCGCAGGGAGTATTATTTCCTGAGATCCTTCAATTACCGGCATCTGAAGCAGCGATGTTGCAAAGTATCATGGAAGATCTTTCGGCTGTTGGATTCGATCTTAGCAATTTGGGCGGAGGGAGTTATGCCATTAATGGCATTCCTTCCGGTATTGAAGGGCTCGATCCGGTGGAGTTGGTGCGAAACATGCTTCACACGGCTATGGAGAAAGGTAATGATGTGAAAGAAGAAGTTCAGAACATTCTTGCACTCACATTGGCCCGTGCTGCCGCCATCGTTTATGGACAGGTGTTGACAAATGAAGAAATGATCAGCTTGGTGGACAGTCTTTTTGCTTGTGCAGCTCCCAATTATACTCCGGATGGAAAAATCGTGCTGACCACTATTAAAGAGGAAGAGATCGAGAAGCTTTTTAAATAA
- a CDS encoding OmpA family protein: MKKILMLLAFAGVTAVASAQQVTVTQTEVIEVQDRYQVLTNPFWSNWFFSVGGGAQVLYGNGDNAGKFKDRISPVLNVAIGKWFTPGLGLRLQYSGLEAKGFTYDKGALYVTGNEMGDGYYKQKFDYMNLHGDIMFNLNALFGGYNSHRVYEIIPYLGAGFTHSFTKPHVKAFTMNAGLINRFRVSSAVDINLELSATGLEGKFDGEHGGKHDYDGILGASIGLTYHFPQRGFQRPYPQMISELELRNMRQQMNEMAAANLELQQQLMDAESQPTTEVVEQQTVVVDADIIPRTVFFNIGSAEITPREAMNLSYLADHMKKFPNTSYVVNGYADSATGTPGLNKELSMKRAQAIVNVLVKQYGISANRLTVDANGGVDKFGQPILNRVVLVESNK; the protein is encoded by the coding sequence ATGAAAAAGATTCTAATGTTGCTGGCATTTGCCGGCGTTACAGCTGTAGCTTCGGCTCAGCAGGTTACTGTCACTCAGACAGAAGTGATTGAAGTACAAGACAGATACCAGGTGTTAACTAATCCGTTCTGGAGCAACTGGTTCTTCTCTGTTGGAGGAGGTGCCCAGGTACTTTATGGAAATGGTGATAATGCAGGAAAGTTTAAAGATCGCATAAGCCCTGTGTTGAATGTTGCCATAGGTAAATGGTTTACTCCCGGATTAGGTTTGCGTTTGCAATATAGTGGACTTGAAGCTAAAGGCTTTACTTATGATAAGGGAGCCCTTTACGTTACCGGTAATGAAATGGGTGACGGATATTACAAGCAGAAATTCGATTATATGAATTTGCACGGTGATATCATGTTCAATTTGAATGCACTCTTCGGAGGTTATAACTCCCATCGGGTATATGAAATCATTCCATATTTGGGAGCTGGTTTCACTCACTCGTTTACTAAGCCCCATGTAAAAGCGTTTACTATGAATGCCGGTTTGATCAACCGTTTCCGTGTTTCCAGTGCCGTTGATATCAATCTTGAATTGAGTGCTACGGGTCTGGAAGGTAAATTTGACGGTGAACATGGCGGCAAACACGATTATGATGGTATCCTCGGAGCCTCTATCGGTTTGACCTATCATTTCCCGCAACGTGGATTCCAACGTCCGTATCCGCAGATGATTTCCGAACTGGAGTTGAGAAACATGCGTCAGCAGATGAACGAGATGGCTGCTGCTAATCTAGAATTGCAACAGCAACTCATGGATGCGGAAAGCCAGCCTACTACAGAGGTTGTTGAACAACAGACAGTCGTAGTCGATGCCGACATCATCCCACGTACCGTATTCTTCAATATCGGTTCTGCTGAGATTACTCCGCGTGAAGCAATGAACCTGTCTTACTTGGCAGATCACATGAAGAAGTTCCCGAATACGAGCTATGTCGTAAACGGTTATGCTGACTCTGCAACTGGTACTCCGGGTCTCAACAAAGAGTTGAGTATGAAACGCGCACAAGCTATTGTAAATGTACTGGTTAAACAATATGGCATTTCTGCCAACCGTTTGACTGTTGATGCCAATGGTGGTGTTGATAAATTCGGACAACCTATCCTGAACCGTGTTGTGTTAGTAGAGTCTAACAAATAG
- the trpS gene encoding tryptophan--tRNA ligase — translation MGKEKIILTGDRPTGRLHIGHYVGSLKRRVDLQNSGEFDKMFVFIADSQALTDNIDNPEKVRQNVIEVALDYLACGLDPEKTTIFIQSQIPELCELTFYFMDLVTVSRLQRNPTVKTEIQMRNFETSIPVGFFTYPISQAADITAFRATTVPVGEDQEPMIEQAREIVRRFNHIYGETLVEPEILLPDNAACLRLPGTDGKAKMSKSLGNCIYLSEEADEVQKKVMSMFTDPDHLRVQDPGKIEGNTVFTYLDAFCRPEHFERYLPDYPNLNELKAHYQRGGLGDVKVKRFLNSIMQETLEPIRNRRKEFEKDIPAIYEMLRKGCDVARAAAADTLSDVRKAMKINYFDDAELIAEQVKKFNAEK, via the coding sequence ATGGGAAAAGAAAAAATCATATTGACAGGTGACCGCCCCACAGGCAGACTCCACATCGGCCATTACGTAGGTTCCCTGAAACGAAGAGTAGACCTCCAGAATTCAGGTGAATTCGACAAGATGTTCGTGTTTATAGCCGACTCTCAGGCTTTGACAGATAATATCGACAACCCTGAAAAGGTACGTCAGAACGTCATCGAAGTAGCCCTCGACTATCTGGCATGCGGTCTCGATCCGGAAAAGACAACCATTTTCATCCAGTCACAGATTCCGGAATTATGCGAATTGACTTTCTACTTCATGGACTTGGTTACCGTTTCGCGCCTGCAACGCAACCCGACGGTAAAAACAGAAATCCAGATGCGTAATTTCGAAACAAGCATTCCGGTAGGTTTCTTTACTTATCCCATCAGCCAAGCTGCGGACATCACAGCATTCCGTGCAACCACCGTTCCGGTAGGTGAAGACCAGGAACCGATGATCGAACAGGCAAGAGAAATCGTGCGCCGTTTCAACCACATCTATGGCGAAACGCTGGTAGAGCCCGAAATCTTATTGCCGGACAATGCAGCTTGCCTGCGCTTGCCAGGCACTGATGGCAAAGCCAAAATGAGTAAGTCACTCGGCAACTGCATCTATCTTTCGGAAGAAGCGGACGAAGTTCAGAAAAAAGTAATGAGCATGTTTACCGATCCTGATCACCTGCGGGTTCAAGACCCGGGCAAGATCGAGGGAAATACGGTATTTACATATTTGGATGCTTTCTGCCGTCCCGAACATTTCGAACGTTATCTGCCGGATTATCCCAACTTGAACGAATTGAAAGCACATTATCAACGTGGCGGGTTGGGAGACGTGAAAGTGAAACGTTTCTTGAACTCCATCATGCAGGAGACTCTCGAACCTATCCGCAACCGGCGCAAAGAGTTCGAGAAAGACATCCCTGCCATCTACGAGATGTTGAGAAAAGGATGCGACGTAGCAAGAGCAGCCGCAGCAGACACTTTGTCCGACGTACGTAAAGCGATGAAGATAAACTACTTTGACGATGCCGAGCTGATAGCCGAGCAGGTGAAGAAATTCAATGCGGAGAAATAA